The genomic window TTCCCCCCGGACCAGCGCCGGCGCGTCCTGGCCCGGCTCTCGGAGACCCTCACGGCCATCCTGGGCCACACCCTCCTGCCCATGGCCGGCGGGGGCCAGGTGGTGGCCCTTGAAACGCTGTTCAACAACCCCGGCATCGCCTCCCTGATCCGCGGCGACCGCCTCGGCCAGCTCGCCGACGCCATGAAGCAGAGCCGCTACGGCCAGACCTCCCACAACGAGGCGCTGGTGGCGCTCATCCAGTCCGGCAAGGTGGACCCCATGGAGGCCTACCTGCGCTGCCACGACCGCGAGTCCTTCATCGCCGCCTGCCAGCGGGCCGAGATCGACTTCGATCCGAGGGAGGCCGGCCAGCTCGTGACGGAACACTGATCCTTCCCGCTCCTTGCTCGGCGAACCTCGGCCACCTCGGCGATGCCTTCTGTTTCAACAACCCTGCGGCGCTTCGAATCCATGCGCCGCAGGAGTCGAGGGAAGAAAGGCATCGCCGAGGTGGCCGAGGTTCGCCGAGGAAGAGCTAGGCTGGCGGGCCTGTCCTCAAGCTTCGCGGCGACCGGATCGGCGCCAGCTTGCGGGTGATGAGGTGCAGGAGGTGCGCATTTCCGTCACCGTCCGGCAGCAGCACGAGGTTGATCGTCGTCTCCACGTCGCCCATGGCCCGGTGGGCCGTGCCCGAAGGGATCCGGAGCCGCTCGGCCAGGTGCTGGAGGCGGGTGCTCTCCAGGGCGGGGTGGAGCCTGCGCCAGGGGATGCCGCGGCAGGAGCAGCCCCACACCAGGGTGTCGGCCTGGGGCATCACCTGGCGCACGAAGCCCTTGTCGAAGCCGCTGTTGTGGGCCACCACCAGGTCGGCCCGGGCCAGGAGCGCGGCCACCCGGGCCGGGTCGATGCGCCGGCCCCGGACCATGGCGTCGGTGATGCCGTGGATCGAGGTGGCGATGGCGGGGATGGGCATGCCGGGGTCGTTCAGTTCCTGGTAGGCGTCCAGGGTGCGCAGCAGGCGCCCCGTGGCGGTCTCCACTTCCAGCAGCACCACGGCGATCTCCACGAGGCGGTCCCGGGAAGGGTAGAGGCCCGTGGTCTCGGTGTCCACGACGGCGACGAGGGCGGAAGCGGAAAGCGCCACGTATCCCCTACTTCGCCGCGAACTTCTCGAAGGCCTTCATGAGCTCCATGGGCAGGGGGAAGACGATGGTGCTGTTCTTCTCCACGGCGATCTCCGTGAGGGTCTGGAGGTAGCGCATCTGGATGGCCACGGGGTTCTGGCTGATCTTGTCGGCGGCTTCCAGCAGCTGGGTGGAGGCCATGAGCTCGCCCTCGGCGGCGATCACCTTGGCGCGCTTCTCGCGCTCGGCCTCGGCCTGCTTGCCCATGGCGCGCTGGATCTGCTCGGGCAGGTCCACGGACTTCAGCTCGACGCTGGTGACCTCCACGCCCCAGGGCTCCGTGGAGCGGTCGATGATCTCGCGCAGGCGCACGCTCAGCTTCTCGCGGGCGGCCAGCAGCTCGTCGAGGCTCACCTCGCCCAGCACCGACCGGAGCGTGGTCTGCGCGATCTGGCTGGTGGCGAAGTAGTAGTTCTCCACGCCGATGATGGCCTGCTTCGTGTCCAGGACCTTGAAGTAGACCACCGCGCTCACCTTCAGGCTCACGTTGTCCCGGGTGATGATGTCCTGGCTGGGCACGTCCAGGACCACGGTGCGAAGGCTCACGACCACCGCGCGCTGGAAGGGGCGCAGGACGAAGATGAGTCCCGGGCCCTTGGGCACGGCTCCCACCTTGCCGAGCGTGAAGATCACCGCCCGTTCGTACTCGTTGATCACCCGGATGCAGGACGCCAGCCAGAAGATGACGCCCAGGATGATCGGAAAGGTGCAGCCGAGACCTGCGAGTTGTGCGGGCATGTGAACCTCCTTGTTCACACCATTCTCGCAGGGCCGGCGAGGGCCGGCGCCTATTTCATCGGCGGACGTACGGGTTGCCCGCCGCCTCCTCCCCGATGGTGGTGGCCGGGCCGTGCCCCGGGATCACGAGGGTGGCGTCCGGCAGCGCGTACAGCTCGCGCTGGATGCTCTGCTCCAGGTGCTCCCAGCTGCCCCCCCACAGGTCGGTGCGGCCCACGCCGCCCTGGAAGAGGGTGTCCCCGGCCAGCACGACGCCCCCGCGCTCGAACTCGCCGTGGAAGCAGCAGGAGCCGGGCGTGTGCCCTGGCGTATGCAGTGTGGCCAGGCCGCCGTGCACGTCGCCCTCGGCCAGGGGCGCGGTGTCGGGGCGGGGGATGGCGTCCATTCCGAAGATCCCCGTCTGCATGTCCAGGGCGTCCAGGAGGAAGAGATCCGCCGGGTGGAGCAGGGCGGGGCACTGCCAGAGCTCCTGGAGCTCCCGGGTGGCCCCGACGTGGTCGAAGTGGGCGTGGGTGTGGAGGAGGGCGGCCACCTTGAAGCCCAGGGCCTGGACCCTGAGGGCGATGCGGGCCCCCTCGCCGCCGGGATCCACCACGACGCCCTGGGCGGTCCCGGGATTCCAGAGGAGGGTGCAGTTGCAGCCCAGGGGGCCTACGGCAAAGGATTCGAGCTTGAGCACGGCATCTCCGGAAGGGCTGTCCACGGCGCCCCTTTCCGACTAGATTATCCCTCAAAGCCCATTTCCGTGACGCCCACCCTCGAGGTCCCATGGAATTCCTCGCTCCCCAGTCCTTGCGCAGCAGGGTCACCCTGATGCTCCTTTTCACGGCGGGCCTGGCGATGGTGCTGTCGGCGCTGTGCTTCCTGGCCTTCGAGGCCTGGTCCCTGCGGGCCGCCGCCGCCGGCGACCTGCGGAGCCTGGGGAGCATCATCTCCTACAACGCGAGCCCCTCCGTCGCCTTCGACGTGCCCACCCCGGCCTCCAAGATCCTGGGCGTGCTCAAGGAGCACAAGCACCTCACGACGGCCCGCATCCACCGCTCCGACGGGTCCGTCCTGGCCCGCTATCCTGCCGGGTCCCCCCTGTACGAGCCTTTCCTGCCGGTGGCCGGCGCCCGGGAGGAGGTGAAGGCCACCGCCTCGGGGAACCTGGCCATGACCTGCTTCATCCGGAGCGAGGAGGGCCACCCCATCGGGGTCCTGTACCTGGAATCGGACCAGGGGGAGTTCATCAGCCGGATCGTCTGGGCCGGGATCGTGCTCGCGGCCATCACGCTCCTGATGGGCGTCGCCACCTTCCTGTTCGCGTCCCGGTTCCAGGGCGTGCTCACCCGGCCCATCCTGGGCCTCGTGGAGGTCGTGACCCGCGTCTCGTCGAGCCAGGACTACGGCCTGCGGGCCCTGAAGGGGAGCGGCGACGAGCTGGGCCTGCTGGCGGAGAGCATCAACACGATGCTGGCCCGCATCCAGGACCAGGACGCCAGGCTCGCCGGCCACCGGGACCACCTGGAGCGGGAGGTGGCCCTGCGCACCGGGGAGCTGGTGCAGGCCAACAGCGAGCTCCAGGTCGCCAAGGACCGCGCGGAGGCGTCCAGCCGCGCCAAGAGCTCCTTCCTGGCCAACATGAGCCACGAGCTGCGCACGCCGCTGAACGCCATCCTGCTCTACAGCGAGGTCATCAAGAACGAGGCCGAGGACGCGGGCGCCGCCGACATCCTCGAGGACGCGGCCCGGGTTGACCAGGCGGGGCGCCACCTCCTGCACCTCATCAACGACATCCTCGACCTGGCCAAGATCGAGGCGGGCAAGATGACGCTGGTGAACGAGCCGTTCCAGGTGCGCGACCTGCTGGAGGAGGTCCTGGGCACCGTGTCGAGCCTCGCCGCCCAGAACGGAAACGCATTGAGCCTGGACTGCGGGCCCGGCCTGGACGGGATGGTGGGCGACCCCACCAAGGTGCGCCAGGTGCTCCTGAACCTGCTGAGCAACGCCTGCAAGTTCACCCGGGGCGGCGCCATCCACGTGAATGGGCGCCTGGAGGGCGACTGGCTGAGCCTCTCCGTGACCGACACCGGCATCGGCATCGCCCCCGAGCAGGTGGAGCGCATCTTCAACGAATTCATCCAGGGGGACGACTCCACCACCCGGCGCTTCGGCGGAACGGGCCTGGGCCTGTCCTTGAGCCGGAAGTTCTGTCAGATGATGGGCGGGGACGTCCGCGTGAAGAGCGCCCTCGGGCAGGGGTCCACCTTCACCATCCTGCTGCCCCTGCGGCCCACCCGGGAGTCCCTCCGGAATGAGCCCGGGGCGCCGCCGCAGCAGCGGGGGCGCACCGTCCTCCTGGTGGACGACGATCCGTCCCTCCTGGATTCCCTGTCCCGGCTGCTGGCGAGGGACGGCTATTCGGCGCGGTGCGCCCGGGACGGGCGGGAAGGCCTCGCCCTGGCCCGGGAGCTCCGGCCGGGGCTCATCGTCCTGGACGTCCTGCTGCCGCGCATGGACGGCTGGGAGGTGCTGGCCGCCCTCAAGGCGGACCCCGAACTGGCCGGCATCCCCGTCGTCATGCTCACCATCCTGGACGAAGCCGAGAAGGGGCTCTCCCTGGGCGCCGTGGACTACCTGAACAAGCCCCTGGACCGCGACCGCCTCCGGCGCGTGCTGGCCCGGCATCTGGCCCCGGAACCCCCGGCCTCGGTGCTGGTGGTGGAGGACGATCCGCCCACCCGCGAGGCCATGGCCCGGATCCTCCGGTCCCAGGGCTTCGAGACCGCCACCGCCGGGGACGGCCTCCAGGCCCTGGAACGCATGGCGGAGCGCAGGCCCGAGGCCATCCTCCTGGATCTCATGATGCCGAACATGGACGGCTTCGAGTTCCTGGTGGCCCGGCAGGAGCGTCCGGAATGGGCCGACATTCCCCTTGTTGCCGTTACGGCGCGGGAGCTCACCGCCGCGGACCGGGTGGCGCTGCGCAACGCCGGGGTCGTGAAGGCCCTGCAGAAGGGCGTCTACGGGCGCGGGGAGCTGCTGGAGGAGGTCCGGCGGCTGGTGGGGCGGAGCCTTCCGGGCGAGGAAACATAACTATCTAGTTATACAATTTAATAAAAAAATATTCTTGCGCTATAAACACGATGGCGCGATCTTCTATTCCGGAAGGTGCGAGCCTTCCCGACGCAGGTGTGAATCCTTTCAATCGAGCAATCCATATCGAATCGCCGACGCCCACGGGCGTTCACGCGGATCCGAAATCTTTCACCACAAGGCCTCCCTTCGAGTCCTTGGGTTACCTCTACCTCAACACGCGCTTCGGCGCCCGGAAGAAAGGAAAACTCATGAAATTACTATCGATCTTCACGCTGGCCGCCCTCCTGGCGGCCCCCCTCGCCGCGGAGCCCAAGGGCAGCGACACCAAGGGGAAGTTCTTCTTCAAGAAGAACTGCAAGTCCTGCCACGTGGAGAACGGGAAGGCCGCTGTGGTGACCCCCCTTTCCAAGACCCAGGCCCAGTGGCGCAAGGTCTTCGACGCCGGCAAGCACGGGAGGACGGGCGAGGGCTTCTCGCCGAAGTACGGCACCCCCGAACAGATCCTGGACATCAAGACCTTCCTGATCAACCACGCCTCCGATTCCCCCCAGCCCGAAACCTGCGGCGGCTGATCCTCCCCTGCTCTGGAGCCGAACCATGCGCATTTCCCGAATCGCCCTCACCCTCGCCGTCCTCGCTCCCATGGGTCTTGCCGCCCAGGAGGACGTGAAGAAGCAGCTCGACGAACTCAAGAAGCAGGTGGCCGTCCTGGAGGAGAAATCCAGGGACCAGGAGAAGACCCTCGTCAAGGTGGAGACCAAGGTCGCCCAGGACAACATCTCCTGGGGCGGCGATCTCCGCACGCGCTTCGACAGCGCCAAGTGGCATTTCAAGCCCTACCAGCAGTTCATGGGGTTCGTGCAGAACCCCTCCCCATCGGCCTCCAACCCGTACCCCTTCATGCCCATGGCCCAGCAGGTGGGTGAGCAGGACTACGACAATTCCACCCAGTGGTCCACGCGCCTGCGGCTGCGCATGGGCATGGCCATCGGCGAACACGGCAAGATCTTCGGCCGGCTGACCATGTACAAGATCCACGGCGGCGCCGACGTGCCCATCTTCAACGGCTCGCCCAACACCGTGCAGAACTCCTTCAACAGCGGCAAGGTGCCCGGCAACGACACCCTCAAGGTGGAGCGCGCCAGCTTCGTGTACGACTGGCCCGCCCTGGGCGTGCTGTCCATCGGCCGCCAGAACACCTCCGACGGGCCTCCGTTCGAGGTGCGCGAAGGCGGCGAGCGCCAGGCCACGCCCCAGGCCCTGGCCGTCAACGCCATGGTCGACGGCATCGGCTGGAAGTTCCATCTGGACAAGCTGGGCTTCCCCGAGCACTCCCTCCTGGGCCTGTGCTACGGCGTGGGCTACGAGAGCGGCTTCGGCGGCGGCGGGCTGGTGAAGTCCACCTACGCCCCCGTGGGCTTCAATTTCACCAACGCGACCATGGCCAACCCCGCGGG from Geothrix sp. 21YS21S-2 includes these protein-coding regions:
- a CDS encoding exonuclease domain-containing protein, which encodes MALSASALVAVVDTETTGLYPSRDRLVEIAVVLLEVETATGRLLRTLDAYQELNDPGMPIPAIATSIHGITDAMVRGRRIDPARVAALLARADLVVAHNSGFDKGFVRQVMPQADTLVWGCSCRGIPWRRLHPALESTRLQHLAERLRIPSGTAHRAMGDVETTINLVLLPDGDGNAHLLHLITRKLAPIRSPRSLRTGPPA
- a CDS encoding slipin family protein, with the translated sequence MPAQLAGLGCTFPIILGVIFWLASCIRVINEYERAVIFTLGKVGAVPKGPGLIFVLRPFQRAVVVSLRTVVLDVPSQDIITRDNVSLKVSAVVYFKVLDTKQAIIGVENYYFATSQIAQTTLRSVLGEVSLDELLAAREKLSVRLREIIDRSTEPWGVEVTSVELKSVDLPEQIQRAMGKQAEAEREKRAKVIAAEGELMASTQLLEAADKISQNPVAIQMRYLQTLTEIAVEKNSTIVFPLPMELMKAFEKFAAK
- a CDS encoding response regulator, with product MEFLAPQSLRSRVTLMLLFTAGLAMVLSALCFLAFEAWSLRAAAAGDLRSLGSIISYNASPSVAFDVPTPASKILGVLKEHKHLTTARIHRSDGSVLARYPAGSPLYEPFLPVAGAREEVKATASGNLAMTCFIRSEEGHPIGVLYLESDQGEFISRIVWAGIVLAAITLLMGVATFLFASRFQGVLTRPILGLVEVVTRVSSSQDYGLRALKGSGDELGLLAESINTMLARIQDQDARLAGHRDHLEREVALRTGELVQANSELQVAKDRAEASSRAKSSFLANMSHELRTPLNAILLYSEVIKNEAEDAGAADILEDAARVDQAGRHLLHLINDILDLAKIEAGKMTLVNEPFQVRDLLEEVLGTVSSLAAQNGNALSLDCGPGLDGMVGDPTKVRQVLLNLLSNACKFTRGGAIHVNGRLEGDWLSLSVTDTGIGIAPEQVERIFNEFIQGDDSTTRRFGGTGLGLSLSRKFCQMMGGDVRVKSALGQGSTFTILLPLRPTRESLRNEPGAPPQQRGRTVLLVDDDPSLLDSLSRLLARDGYSARCARDGREGLALARELRPGLIVLDVLLPRMDGWEVLAALKADPELAGIPVVMLTILDEAEKGLSLGAVDYLNKPLDRDRLRRVLARHLAPEPPASVLVVEDDPPTREAMARILRSQGFETATAGDGLQALERMAERRPEAILLDLMMPNMDGFEFLVARQERPEWADIPLVAVTARELTAADRVALRNAGVVKALQKGVYGRGELLEEVRRLVGRSLPGEET
- a CDS encoding MBL fold metallo-hydrolase, which codes for MLKLESFAVGPLGCNCTLLWNPGTAQGVVVDPGGEGARIALRVQALGFKVAALLHTHAHFDHVGATRELQELWQCPALLHPADLFLLDALDMQTGIFGMDAIPRPDTAPLAEGDVHGGLATLHTPGHTPGSCCFHGEFERGGVVLAGDTLFQGGVGRTDLWGGSWEHLEQSIQRELYALPDATLVIPGHGPATTIGEEAAGNPYVRR
- a CDS encoding c-type cytochrome, producing the protein MGYLYLNTRFGARKKGKLMKLLSIFTLAALLAAPLAAEPKGSDTKGKFFFKKNCKSCHVENGKAAVVTPLSKTQAQWRKVFDAGKHGRTGEGFSPKYGTPEQILDIKTFLINHASDSPQPETCGG
- a CDS encoding DUF3373 family protein translates to MRISRIALTLAVLAPMGLAAQEDVKKQLDELKKQVAVLEEKSRDQEKTLVKVETKVAQDNISWGGDLRTRFDSAKWHFKPYQQFMGFVQNPSPSASNPYPFMPMAQQVGEQDYDNSTQWSTRLRLRMGMAIGEHGKIFGRLTMYKIHGGADVPIFNGSPNTVQNSFNSGKVPGNDTLKVERASFVYDWPALGVLSIGRQNTSDGPPFEVREGGERQATPQALAVNAMVDGIGWKFHLDKLGFPEHSLLGLCYGVGYESGFGGGGLVKSTYAPVGFNFTNATMANPAGAAMQVNRIGNLKDSTVLGAMLDIPLLFEGLGTVHSANFYLGFNRFGNMTDIPFGELNNFPVPAQPGMGGMPSIQYVTATNNLGDMDQVTATWKHKIGDSFTYFASFGSIKSNPNGRTSQYGAYWDMPAAMGGANYQLTGFGGLLGDANKSQTATAYYVGARWDVKDNLGFGLEFNHGSPKWFTYSPATGEATEKLSTRGDVIEAYVHWEFVKNVALRVGYLDYKYTHAFSGWHIAPAPMSGTWENAYDLNNNPMLQYAAPSGIKNTYVSLEVKF